A window of Candidatus Pantoea floridensis contains these coding sequences:
- the rplY gene encoding 50S ribosomal protein L25: MFTINAEVRKDQGKGASRRLRVANKFPAIIYGGNEAPVAIELDHDAVMNVQVKPEFYSEVLTIVVDGKEVKVKAQAVQRHPFKPKLHHIDFVRA; encoded by the coding sequence ATGTTCACTATTAACGCTGAAGTACGTAAAGACCAGGGTAAGGGTGCGAGCCGCCGCCTGCGTGTAGCAAACAAATTCCCAGCCATCATCTATGGCGGTAATGAAGCACCAGTTGCTATCGAACTGGACCACGACGCCGTAATGAACGTGCAGGTTAAACCTGAGTTCTACAGCGAAGTGCTGACCATCGTTGTTGATGGTAAAGAAGTGAAAGTTAAAGCTCAGGCGGTACAGCGTCATCCGTTCAAGCCAAAACTGCACCACATCGACTTCGTTCGCGCTTAA
- a CDS encoding DEAD/DEAH box helicase, translating to MSFTLRPYQQEAVDATLNHFRRHTTPAVIVLPTGAGKSLVIAELARLARGRVLVLAHVKELVEQNHSKYQAYGLQADIFAAGLQRKQSESKVVFGSVQSVARNLDRFDSAFSLVIVDECHRISDNEESQYQQLFAHLRQHNPSLRLLGLTATPFRLGKGWIYQFHYHGMVRGDEKALFRDCIYELPLRYMIKHGFLVPPERLDMPVVQYDFSRLIPQNNGLFSEADLNRELKQQHRVTPHIIRQIVEFAEDRHGVMVFASTVEHAREILTLLPENSALVSAETAVKDRDRLIGEFKAQQLKFLVNVAVLTTGFDAPHVDLIAILRPTESVSLYQQIVGRGLRLSPGKTDCLVLDYAGNPHDLFTPEVGAPKGASDNQPVQVFCPACGFANTFWGKATEDGHIIEHFGRRCQGVLEDDEGQREQCDYRFRFKSCPDCGAENDIAARRCQQCDKILVDPDDMLKAALKLKDARVLRCAGMTLEQGRDDKGEWLKASYFDEDGTSVSERFRLQTPAQRKAFEQVFMRPHQRAPGVELGWQTAADVMALQPLLRHPDFVVARAKGHFWQIREKMFDYQGRYRRANELR from the coding sequence ATGTCATTCACTCTGCGCCCATACCAACAAGAGGCGGTTGACGCCACCCTCAACCATTTCCGCCGTCATACCACGCCTGCGGTGATTGTGTTGCCGACCGGTGCGGGAAAAAGCCTGGTAATTGCTGAGCTGGCAAGGCTGGCGCGCGGACGTGTACTGGTGTTGGCCCATGTCAAAGAATTGGTGGAGCAGAACCACAGCAAATATCAGGCATATGGCCTGCAAGCGGATATCTTCGCCGCCGGTTTACAACGCAAACAAAGTGAAAGCAAAGTGGTATTTGGCAGCGTGCAATCGGTAGCACGTAATCTTGATCGCTTCGACAGCGCCTTTTCACTGGTGATTGTTGATGAATGTCATCGCATTAGTGATAACGAAGAGAGCCAGTATCAGCAGCTGTTCGCTCATCTGCGTCAGCACAATCCCAGCCTACGTTTGCTGGGATTAACCGCCACGCCCTTCCGCCTCGGTAAAGGCTGGATTTATCAGTTCCACTATCACGGCATGGTGCGCGGTGATGAGAAAGCGCTGTTCCGCGACTGCATTTATGAGCTGCCGTTACGCTACATGATTAAACACGGTTTTCTGGTGCCGCCGGAGCGGTTGGATATGCCGGTGGTGCAGTATGATTTCAGCCGGTTGATTCCACAAAATAACGGCTTGTTTAGTGAAGCCGATCTTAACCGCGAGCTGAAACAGCAGCATCGCGTGACGCCACATATTATCCGCCAGATCGTGGAGTTTGCTGAGGACAGGCACGGCGTAATGGTGTTTGCTTCCACTGTGGAACATGCGCGAGAAATTCTGACGCTGTTGCCAGAGAACAGCGCGCTGGTGTCGGCGGAAACCGCGGTGAAAGATCGCGATCGGTTGATTGGCGAGTTCAAAGCGCAACAGCTGAAGTTTCTGGTCAACGTGGCGGTCCTGACTACCGGATTTGATGCACCGCATGTTGATCTGATCGCGATTTTGCGCCCCACCGAATCGGTAAGTTTGTATCAGCAAATTGTTGGTCGCGGCCTGCGGCTCTCGCCCGGCAAAACTGATTGTCTGGTGCTCGATTACGCCGGTAATCCGCACGATCTTTTCACGCCGGAAGTGGGCGCACCAAAAGGCGCCAGCGATAATCAGCCGGTGCAGGTTTTTTGTCCCGCTTGCGGTTTCGCCAATACTTTCTGGGGCAAAGCAACGGAAGATGGCCACATCATTGAGCATTTTGGTCGCCGCTGTCAGGGTGTGCTGGAAGATGATGAAGGCCAGCGCGAACAGTGTGACTATCGTTTTCGTTTTAAAAGCTGTCCGGATTGCGGTGCCGAGAATGACATCGCCGCCCGCCGCTGCCAGCAGTGCGACAAAATTTTGGTCGATCCTGACGATATGCTGAAAGCCGCGTTGAAGTTGAAAGATGCGCGCGTACTGCGCTGTGCCGGCATGACGCTGGAACAAGGACGCGACGACAAAGGCGAATGGCTTAAGGCCAGCTATTTTGATGAAGATGGCACCAGCGTAAGCGAGCGTTTTCGCCTGCAAACGCCGGCGCAGCGTAAAGCTTTTGAGCAAGTGTTTATGCGTCCGCATCAGCGCGCGCCAGGCGTGGAACTTGGATGGCAAACCGCTGCCGATGTCATGGCGCTGCAACCCTTGCTGCGCCATCCCGATTTTGTGGTAGCACGTGCGAAAGGCCATTTCTGGCAGATCCGTGAGAAAATGTTTGATTATCAAGGACGTTATCGTCGCGCCAACGAACTGCGCTGA
- the rsuA gene encoding 16S rRNA pseudouridine(516) synthase RsuA, which yields MRLEKFISQQLEVSRAIAGREIRAKKVTINGEVVRDAAYKVLPDDEVEYDGNPLVVQQGPRYFMLNKPQGYVCSTDDPDHPTVLFFIEEPAAFKLHAAGRLDIDTTGLVLLTDDGQWSHRITSPKHHLEKTYLVEVEEPIDPSLVEKFAAGVQLHNEKDLTKPAVLEILDEKAARLTISEGRYHQVKRMFAAMGNHVSALHRERIGDIELDDDLGEGEYRELTQEEVDSIGLPEELKQRK from the coding sequence ATGCGACTCGAAAAATTCATATCTCAGCAGCTGGAAGTCAGCCGTGCTATCGCTGGACGCGAAATCCGCGCCAAAAAAGTCACGATCAACGGCGAAGTGGTCCGCGATGCGGCTTACAAAGTATTGCCAGACGATGAAGTCGAATATGACGGCAATCCGCTGGTGGTACAGCAAGGCCCGCGCTATTTCATGCTGAACAAGCCGCAGGGTTACGTCTGTTCAACCGACGATCCCGATCATCCTACCGTGCTGTTCTTCATTGAAGAGCCGGCGGCGTTCAAGCTGCATGCGGCAGGGCGCCTGGATATCGATACCACCGGTTTAGTACTGTTAACCGATGATGGGCAATGGTCGCACCGTATTACTTCACCAAAGCATCACCTTGAAAAAACCTATCTGGTGGAAGTGGAAGAGCCGATCGATCCTTCCCTGGTGGAGAAATTTGCGGCGGGCGTACAGCTGCACAATGAAAAAGATCTCACCAAACCGGCGGTGCTGGAGATTCTTGATGAGAAGGCCGCGCGTCTGACGATCAGTGAAGGGCGCTATCATCAGGTCAAACGCATGTTTGCTGCGATGGGTAATCACGTTTCAGCGCTGCATCGTGAACGCATCGGTGACATCGAACTGGATGACGATCTCGGTGAAGGTGAATATCGCGAGCTGACCCAGGAAGAGGTTGATAGCATCGGCCTGCCTGAAGAGCTTAAACAACGTAAATAG
- a CDS encoding Bcr/CflA family multidrug efflux MFS transporter: MRKEKNSPVGLVIILGLLAMLMPLSIDMYLPAMPQIAREFAVSAGSVQMTLNLYILGFAIGQLVYGPLADSYGRKPVIVLGTLIFACAAAACALSQIIDQLIFMRFLHGLSAAAASVVINALMRDTYSKEDFSRMMSFVMLVTTIAPLLAPIIGGWLLLLWNWHAIFWTLAGAALITTVLVVTQIRETLKPEQRQRFHLRTTMSNFVALVRHKRAFSYMLASGFSFAGLFTFLNAGPFVYIEVNHVSPQNFGYYFGLNVVFLFVMTLINSRAVRRFGPLKMFRLGLVIQFAMGVWLLISSALDLGFLSLVFGVAMFIGCVSTVSSNAMAVILDEFPHMAGTASSLAGTLRFGVGALVGALLSLVSINSAWPMVATIALCATVSIVLFTYASRPHHSV, translated from the coding sequence GTGCGTAAGGAAAAGAATTCACCGGTTGGCTTAGTGATCATTCTCGGATTGCTGGCGATGTTGATGCCGCTCTCTATCGATATGTATCTGCCAGCAATGCCGCAAATCGCCCGCGAATTCGCGGTATCGGCTGGCAGCGTACAGATGACGCTCAACCTTTACATCCTCGGGTTTGCCATCGGCCAGTTAGTATACGGGCCTTTGGCGGACAGCTATGGACGTAAGCCGGTGATCGTGCTGGGAACGCTGATCTTTGCCTGCGCCGCAGCGGCTTGCGCGTTATCACAAATCATCGATCAGCTGATCTTTATGCGTTTCCTGCACGGCTTATCTGCTGCCGCAGCCAGCGTGGTGATCAACGCCCTGATGCGCGATACCTACTCGAAAGAGGACTTCTCGCGCATGATGTCGTTTGTCATGTTGGTCACCACCATCGCGCCGCTGCTGGCGCCGATCATCGGTGGCTGGCTGCTACTGCTGTGGAACTGGCACGCGATCTTCTGGACGCTGGCAGGTGCGGCACTGATTACGACGGTGCTGGTGGTGACACAGATCCGTGAAACGCTGAAGCCCGAGCAGCGCCAGCGTTTTCATCTGCGGACGACGATGAGCAACTTCGTGGCGTTAGTGCGCCATAAGCGCGCATTTAGCTATATGCTGGCAAGCGGATTTTCTTTTGCCGGTCTGTTTACCTTCCTCAACGCCGGCCCCTTCGTTTACATCGAAGTGAATCACGTTTCGCCACAAAACTTCGGCTATTACTTCGGTCTGAACGTGGTGTTCTTATTCGTGATGACATTGATCAACAGCCGCGCGGTGCGCCGCTTTGGTCCGCTGAAAATGTTTCGCCTTGGGCTAGTGATTCAGTTCGCCATGGGCGTTTGGCTGCTTATCTCTAGCGCGCTGGATTTAGGTTTCCTCTCGCTGGTGTTTGGTGTAGCGATGTTCATTGGCTGCGTATCGACGGTATCGTCGAATGCGATGGCGGTGATTCTTGATGAGTTCCCGCATATGGCCGGCACCGCTTCATCACTGGCCGGTACGCTGCGCTTTGGCGTGGGCGCATTAGTCGGGGCACTGCTGTCGTTGGTGAGTATTAACAGCGCCTGGCCAATGGTGGCTACCATCGCGCTGTGTGCCACCGTTTCAATTGTGCTGTTTACCTATGCATCACGCCCGCATCATTCGGTTTAA
- the yejF gene encoding microcin C ABC transporter ATP-binding protein YejF yields MSLLTVNHLAVAFGDRRVVDDISLRIDAGETLALVGESGSGKSVTALSIMRLLPQPPVNYPQGEILFNGQDILQASERTMRGLRGNQMAMIFQEPMVSLNPLHNVEKQLYEVLSVHRGMRREAARGEMLSCLDRVGIHNAASRLQDFPHQLSGGERQRVMIAMALLTQPKLLIADEPTTALDVTVQAQILQLLRELQRELNMGMLFITHNLNIVRQLAHSVTVMRNGRTIEHNRCDLLLSQPQQAYTRELLDAEPDGRPVPLNNAQPLLQVKNLQVGFPIRRGLLRRTVAEKMALQDLSFTLRRGESLGLVGESGSGKSTTGLALLRLITARGEIWFEDQPLHQLSPKQLLPLRQRIQVVFQDPNSSLNPRMTVQQVIAEGLAVHRPELSAAAQEEKVIAVMQEVGLDTDSRNRYPAEFSGGQRQRIAIARALILEPQLIVLDEPTSSLDRSVQKQILTLLRRLQQQHQLAYLFISHDLQVVRALCHQLIVLRQGEVVEQGDCDTLFNAPTAEYTRQLLASAQGKDIN; encoded by the coding sequence ATGAGCCTGTTAACGGTTAATCATCTGGCGGTGGCATTTGGCGATCGCCGCGTAGTGGACGATATCTCGCTGCGTATCGATGCGGGCGAAACGTTGGCGCTAGTGGGGGAATCCGGCTCAGGGAAAAGCGTCACTGCGCTGTCGATCATGCGCTTATTGCCGCAGCCGCCGGTCAACTATCCGCAGGGTGAAATTCTGTTCAACGGGCAGGATATTTTGCAGGCCAGCGAGCGCACGATGCGTGGACTGCGTGGCAACCAGATGGCGATGATCTTTCAAGAACCCATGGTATCGCTCAATCCGTTGCACAACGTGGAAAAGCAGCTGTACGAAGTGCTTTCTGTGCATCGTGGCATGCGTCGCGAAGCGGCACGCGGAGAGATGCTGAGCTGCCTCGATCGCGTTGGCATCCACAATGCGGCATCGCGCCTGCAGGATTTTCCGCACCAGCTATCAGGCGGCGAGCGCCAGCGTGTGATGATCGCCATGGCGTTACTTACCCAGCCGAAGCTGCTGATTGCGGATGAACCGACCACCGCGCTGGATGTCACGGTTCAGGCTCAGATTTTGCAGCTGCTACGCGAACTGCAGCGTGAACTGAATATGGGCATGCTATTCATTACGCACAACCTCAACATTGTGCGCCAGCTGGCGCATAGCGTTACGGTGATGCGCAATGGGCGCACCATCGAACACAACCGCTGCGATTTACTGTTAAGTCAGCCGCAGCAGGCCTACACCCGCGAGCTCCTGGACGCAGAACCGGATGGTAGACCGGTGCCGCTGAACAATGCGCAACCGCTGCTGCAGGTGAAAAACCTGCAGGTTGGCTTCCCTATCCGTCGTGGCCTACTGCGGCGTACCGTAGCGGAAAAAATGGCGCTGCAAGATCTTAGCTTTACGCTACGCCGGGGTGAAAGCCTTGGACTGGTAGGAGAATCGGGATCCGGCAAAAGTACCACCGGTCTGGCTCTGCTGCGTTTGATTACCGCACGCGGAGAGATTTGGTTTGAGGATCAGCCGCTGCATCAGCTCTCACCGAAACAATTGCTGCCGCTGCGCCAGCGCATCCAGGTGGTGTTCCAGGATCCTAATTCATCGCTCAATCCGCGTATGACGGTGCAGCAAGTGATTGCCGAAGGGTTAGCGGTGCATCGTCCTGAACTCAGCGCGGCCGCACAAGAAGAAAAGGTGATTGCGGTGATGCAGGAGGTCGGGCTGGATACCGATAGCCGTAACCGCTATCCCGCCGAGTTTTCGGGTGGCCAGCGTCAGCGTATTGCCATCGCCCGGGCGCTGATTCTTGAACCCCAGCTTATTGTGTTAGATGAACCGACTTCTTCACTCGATCGTTCCGTGCAGAAACAGATCCTGACCTTGCTGCGCCGCTTACAGCAGCAGCATCAGCTGGCTTACCTGTTTATTAGCCATGATTTGCAGGTAGTACGCGCACTCTGCCATCAGCTCATTGTGCTGCGGCAGGGCGAGGTGGTGGAACAAGGTGACTGCGATACGCTGTTTAATGCACCAACGGCTGAATACACACGCCAGCTATTGGCTTCCGCACAGGGTAAAGACATCAATTAA
- a CDS encoding ABC transporter permease, translated as MRLSPVNQQRWQRFRHNRRGYWSLWIFLIIFVLSLGAELLANDKPLLVHYQQRWYMPLLFNYSESDYGGDFATPADYQDPWLKQRIAQQGWAIWAPIRFGDSTINFATDVPFPSPPSMQNWLGTDANGGDVLARLLYGTRISLLFGILLTLFSSVIGIVVGAVQGYFGGLIDLIGQRLIEVWSGMPSLFLLILLSSVIQPNFWWLLLVTVVFGWMSLVSVVRAEFLRTRNYDYIRAARALGVSDSRIMLRHMLPNAMVATLTFLPFILCASITTLTSLDFLGFGLPIGSPSLGELLLQGKNNLQAPWLGLAGFFALALLLSLLIFIGEAVRDAFDPSRGR; from the coding sequence ATGCGTTTATCTCCTGTAAACCAGCAGCGCTGGCAGCGTTTTCGTCATAACCGCCGTGGTTACTGGTCGCTGTGGATTTTCCTGATCATTTTTGTTCTGTCATTGGGTGCCGAGTTGCTGGCCAACGACAAACCGCTGCTGGTGCACTATCAGCAACGCTGGTATATGCCGCTGTTGTTCAACTACAGCGAAAGTGATTACGGCGGCGATTTCGCCACCCCCGCTGACTATCAGGATCCGTGGCTGAAACAGCGTATTGCTCAGCAAGGTTGGGCGATTTGGGCACCGATTCGCTTTGGCGATAGCACCATCAATTTCGCCACCGATGTGCCCTTCCCTTCCCCGCCTTCCATGCAAAACTGGCTGGGTACCGATGCCAACGGCGGTGATGTGCTGGCGCGTTTGCTGTATGGCACGCGCATCTCACTGCTGTTTGGCATTCTGTTAACGCTGTTTTCCAGTGTGATTGGCATCGTGGTGGGGGCAGTACAGGGCTATTTTGGTGGACTCATTGATCTGATCGGCCAGCGCCTGATTGAAGTGTGGTCCGGCATGCCTTCGCTGTTCTTGCTGATTCTGCTATCCAGCGTGATTCAGCCCAATTTCTGGTGGCTACTGCTGGTCACGGTGGTGTTTGGCTGGATGAGTCTGGTAAGTGTGGTGCGCGCCGAATTTCTGCGCACGCGTAATTATGATTATATTCGTGCCGCACGTGCGCTTGGCGTTAGCGACAGCCGCATTATGCTGCGTCACATGTTGCCCAACGCCATGGTGGCAACGCTGACGTTTCTACCCTTTATTCTCTGCGCTTCAATCACCACCCTGACATCGCTGGATTTCCTCGGCTTTGGTTTGCCGATCGGGTCGCCGTCACTGGGTGAGCTGCTGCTGCAGGGAAAAAATAATTTACAGGCACCGTGGTTAGGCCTTGCCGGCTTTTTTGCCCTCGCCCTGCTACTGTCGCTGCTGATTTTTATTGGTGAAGCAGTACGCGATGCTTTTGACCCGAGTCGAGGACGCTAA
- a CDS encoding microcin C ABC transporter permease YejB encodes MAAYFLRRLLLIIPTLWAIITLNFFIVQIAPGGPVDQALANVQFGHSTGIPGSGGSDSGTRGALLRDNPGDSQYRGARGLDPEVIAEIKHRYGFDKPLLQRYGEMLWNYIRFDFGDSLFRSASVLQLIKESLPVSISLGLWSTIIIYLVSIPLGIKKAVRNGSPFDIWSSIFIIIGNSIPAFLFGIMLIVLFAGGSYFDWFPLRGLTSPQFDTLPWYSKITDYLWHITLPVLATVIGGFATLTMLTKNSFLDEIRKQYVVTARAKGLDEKRVLYGHVFRNAMLLVIAGFPATFISMFFTSSVLIEVMFSLNGMGLLGYDATIQRDYPVMFGTLYIFTLIGLLMNILSDLTYTLVDPRIDFEGR; translated from the coding sequence TTGGCAGCCTATTTTTTACGCAGGTTACTGCTGATCATCCCCACCTTATGGGCGATTATCACCCTGAACTTCTTTATTGTGCAGATCGCACCGGGCGGCCCGGTAGATCAGGCATTGGCCAACGTGCAGTTTGGTCACAGCACCGGCATTCCCGGCTCTGGCGGCAGTGATAGCGGCACGCGCGGGGCCTTGCTACGCGATAATCCCGGCGATAGCCAGTACCGCGGCGCGCGCGGCCTCGATCCGGAAGTGATTGCAGAGATTAAACATCGCTACGGCTTCGATAAACCGCTCTTGCAGCGTTACGGTGAAATGCTGTGGAACTACATTCGCTTTGATTTTGGCGACAGTCTGTTCCGTAGCGCCTCGGTGCTGCAGCTGATCAAAGAGAGTTTGCCGGTCTCGATAAGTCTTGGTTTGTGGAGCACGATAATTATTTATCTGGTATCGATTCCGCTCGGCATTAAAAAGGCGGTACGCAACGGCAGCCCCTTCGATATCTGGAGCAGCATCTTTATTATCATCGGTAATTCTATTCCAGCATTTCTGTTCGGCATCATGCTGATTGTCCTGTTCGCGGGCGGCAGCTATTTCGACTGGTTCCCACTGCGCGGCCTGACCTCTCCGCAATTTGATACGCTGCCCTGGTATAGCAAAATCACCGATTATCTTTGGCACATCACGCTGCCGGTGCTGGCCACGGTGATTGGCGGTTTCGCCACGCTGACCATGCTGACCAAAAACTCGTTTCTCGATGAGATTCGTAAACAATATGTGGTTACCGCGCGTGCAAAAGGGTTGGATGAAAAGCGGGTGCTGTACGGTCACGTGTTCCGTAATGCCATGCTGCTGGTGATTGCCGGCTTCCCCGCCACCTTTATCAGCATGTTTTTCACCAGTTCGGTGTTGATTGAGGTGATGTTCTCACTCAACGGTATGGGCCTGCTCGGCTATGACGCCACCATTCAGCGCGATTATCCGGTGATGTTCGGCACGCTGTATATTTTCACGCTAATTGGTCTGCTCATGAACATTCTCAGCGATCTCACCTACACGCTGGTCGATCCGCGCATTGATTTTGAGGGACGCTGA
- a CDS encoding extracellular solute-binding protein, with the protein MLLRLITALLVCSAIAPLQAATINESYAFAKLGDPKYAVNFTHYDYANPAAPKGGKITLAVVGTYDNFNRFASRGNPGIGTDTLYDGLFTTSDDEPGSYYPLIAESARYPSDYRWMEVSINPHAQFQDGTPITAQDVAFTFQKFMTEGVPQFRVAFRGVEVKALNRLTVRIDMPKADKDRVLSWLTLPVLPEKFWQNKKFNEPIGYPPLASGPYRVTSYKSGQFIQYSRVKDYWAANLPVNRGRFNFDTLRYDYYLDDNVAFEAFKAGAYDLREESSAKKWATQYRGRNFASHAIVKSTIPNTVSTDTRWLAFNNEKPLFADRRVREAITLAFDFEWMNKALFYGAYKRTDSYFQNTVYAAKGYPKAEALILLAPYKTQLPPQIFTNEYAPPRSDGSGFDRGNLLKAMNLLKEAGWQIKNQQLVNVKTGQPFHFELLMRSGTQNDWALPFQHSLERLGIQVSLRQIDSSQYLRRLREGDYDMIPSLYYAMPWPSTSLRTIWQSEFIDSSWNTPRVKDPIVDHFVQQIVDHQGDEKALLPLGQALDRILLWNAYMIPMWYSAEDRMAYWDKFSHPEIKPAFATGLENWWYDVNKAGRLPADRR; encoded by the coding sequence ATGCTGCTGCGTCTTATCACAGCGTTGTTGGTTTGTAGTGCTATTGCGCCGCTGCAGGCCGCGACCATCAACGAAAGCTATGCCTTCGCTAAGCTGGGCGACCCCAAATATGCGGTGAATTTCACTCATTACGATTACGCCAATCCCGCAGCGCCTAAGGGCGGCAAAATCACGCTGGCCGTGGTCGGTACTTACGACAACTTCAACCGTTTCGCCTCGCGTGGTAATCCAGGCATTGGCACCGATACGCTCTACGACGGTCTGTTTACCACTTCTGACGATGAACCGGGCAGCTACTATCCGCTGATTGCCGAATCAGCGCGCTACCCAAGCGATTATCGCTGGATGGAAGTGTCGATTAACCCCCATGCGCAATTTCAGGATGGCACCCCCATCACCGCGCAGGATGTGGCGTTTACGTTTCAGAAGTTTATGACCGAAGGCGTGCCGCAGTTTCGCGTGGCGTTTCGTGGCGTAGAAGTTAAAGCCCTGAACCGTCTTACCGTGCGCATCGACATGCCCAAAGCGGATAAAGATCGGGTGTTGAGCTGGCTGACGCTACCGGTCTTGCCGGAGAAGTTCTGGCAAAACAAAAAGTTCAATGAACCCATTGGCTATCCGCCGCTTGCCAGCGGCCCCTATCGCGTGACGTCTTACAAATCGGGTCAATTTATCCAATACAGCCGGGTAAAGGATTACTGGGCCGCCAACCTGCCGGTTAACCGCGGGCGTTTCAATTTCGACACGCTGCGCTACGACTATTATCTGGATGACAACGTCGCCTTTGAGGCTTTCAAAGCTGGCGCTTATGATTTGCGCGAGGAGAGCTCGGCAAAAAAATGGGCCACGCAATATCGCGGCCGCAATTTTGCCAGTCACGCTATCGTTAAATCGACGATCCCAAACACCGTCTCTACCGATACCCGCTGGCTGGCATTTAATAATGAAAAACCGCTGTTCGCCGACCGCCGCGTACGTGAAGCCATCACGCTAGCGTTCGATTTTGAGTGGATGAACAAAGCGTTATTTTATGGCGCCTATAAACGGACTGACAGCTATTTCCAGAACACCGTCTACGCGGCAAAAGGTTATCCAAAAGCTGAAGCGTTAATATTGCTGGCACCGTACAAAACGCAATTGCCGCCGCAAATCTTCACCAATGAATATGCCCCGCCGCGCTCTGATGGCAGCGGGTTCGATCGTGGAAACTTACTCAAAGCCATGAACCTGCTGAAAGAGGCTGGCTGGCAGATTAAAAATCAGCAGTTGGTGAACGTCAAAACGGGCCAGCCGTTCCACTTCGAATTGCTGATGCGCAGCGGCACGCAAAATGACTGGGCGCTGCCTTTCCAGCACAGCCTCGAACGGCTGGGCATTCAGGTTTCGCTGCGCCAGATTGACAGCTCGCAATATTTACGGCGTTTACGTGAAGGTGATTACGACATGATCCCGTCACTCTATTACGCGATGCCGTGGCCCTCGACCAGCTTGCGGACTATCTGGCAATCGGAGTTCATTGATTCTTCATGGAATACACCGCGGGTGAAAGATCCCATCGTTGACCACTTTGTACAGCAGATCGTTGATCATCAGGGCGATGAGAAAGCGCTGCTGCCGCTTGGTCAGGCACTGGATCGCATCCTGCTGTGGAATGCCTATATGATTCCGATGTGGTACAGCGCCGAAGATCGTATGGCTTACTGGGACAAATTCTCCCATCCCGAGATTAAACCTGCGTTTGCTACCGGTCTGGAAAACTGGTGGTACGATGTGAACAAAGCCGGACGATTGCCGGCCGATCGACGCTGA